Within the Nitrospira sp. genome, the region GAAATGTCAGTCATATCGGCCTGGCTAACGTTTTGAATGATCATATCTACAAGGATGTTCGCCTCGGCCACCGGGCCGAATATCCTCGCTGCAATACCAGGGTGGTCCGGCACGCCCACGATCGTGATCTTGGCTTGATTACGATCTCCACTGACTCCCGACACCATCACGCGTTCCATGTCGGCATCTTCTCGTGTCACGAGCGTTCCCTTTCCGTCCTTAAAACTCGACCGGACCTCGATCGGCACGTTGTATTTTGCCGCAAATTCGACCGAACGGCTCTGTAGCACCTTTGCGCCTAGGCTGGCCAACTCCAACATCTCCTCGTAGGCGACGCGGTCCAACCGTCGGGCAGCCGGCACCACGTTGGGATCGGCCGTATAAACGCCGTCAACGTCTGTAAAGATGATACAGCGGTCCGCTCTCAACGCACCGGCAAGGGCAACGGCCGTGAGATCGGACCCGCCCCGCCCAAGCGTGGTCACATCGTTCTGATCGTTGATACCCTGAAATCCAGCCACGACGGGGACCACACCGCGCTCGAGAGCGTGCGTGATGCGTTCCGCCGTTACGCGGGTAATGCGGGCCTTCGTATGAGAATTATCCGTCATGATTCCCACCTGACGCCCTGTAAAGGAGCGGGCATCGACTCCCCGCCCTCGCAACGCCATCGCTAGCAATGCGATCGTCACACGCTCTCCGGTCGAGAGCAACAGGTCCAATTCGCGCTCGTCGGGACGAGAGGTCATCTCATGGGCCAATCGAATCAGCCGATCGGTTTCACCGCTCATCGCCGACAAGACCACCACCACACGATGTCCTTCGCCGCAAGCCTTTGCCACCCGGTCCGCCACACAATGGATCCGTTCGACCGTTCCCACGGAGGTACCGCCGTATTTGTGCACGATGACGGCCATTTCGACCTTACTTTTTGAGCAAACGGGTGAGCAACCGCAACCCGTCCCGGATCGGGCTCCCCGAATCAGTCGCATGGGCCTCACTGAAGGCCATTCCGTTGCTTCGCTCGCCTGCCGCAGGATCGACGACCGCTGCGAGGGCCTTGTAACTGGAGTCGCGCGGGCTCGCCGGATCCTCGGAATGGTCGCACACCAGCATGACCCGACCCGAGCCAGTTTTTCGCAACGACTCGACCAGAGGACCCACGAGAT harbors:
- a CDS encoding aspartokinase, with protein sequence MAVIVHKYGGTSVGTVERIHCVADRVAKACGEGHRVVVVLSAMSGETDRLIRLAHEMTSRPDERELDLLLSTGERVTIALLAMALRGRGVDARSFTGRQVGIMTDNSHTKARITRVTAERITHALERGVVPVVAGFQGINDQNDVTTLGRGGSDLTAVALAGALRADRCIIFTDVDGVYTADPNVVPAARRLDRVAYEEMLELASLGAKVLQSRSVEFAAKYNVPIEVRSSFKDGKGTLVTREDADMERVMVSGVSGDRNQAKITIVGVPDHPGIAARIFGPVAEANILVDMIIQNVSQADMTDISFTVPRVDLPKAVDLVQQLAKEVEAKSVAVTESIAKVSLVGVGMRSHSGVAAKMFDVLSHERINIMMISTSEIKISCVIEEKYMELAMRALHSAFGLDAVPVV